The following are encoded together in the Primulina tabacum isolate GXHZ01 chromosome 18, ASM2559414v2, whole genome shotgun sequence genome:
- the LOC142532301 gene encoding uncharacterized protein LOC142532301, producing MKPPEFDGSRTDPMVALECVKAVEVINDYLRFEDKDRVSYAIFILTKTTRIWWDATKVSVNVSALKWQEFKDLFYDKYFPRDVRSQKVKEFLELKQGNMSMQEYILKFEEGCQFSPYLASNGIEKGEHFLRGVRAEIKKGVRMSKAASYKEIVEKSRMAEQDEKEIERERQLKSQDFSTKDQGSGWEGKSKFRGKGKEEHRPKAPMPLPAYDQPVCPKCGKMHTGECLVGSNRCFRCGGVGQVIRNCPIKGEKGKDRVQGRIFSMAKESTNPDSFVIRR from the coding sequence ATGAAGCCACCAGAATTTGATGGTAGTAGGACTGATCCCATGGTCGCCTTGGAATGCGTCAAAGCTGTGGAGGTTATTAATGATTATCTTcgatttgaagataaagatcgaGTCAGCTATGCCATTTTTATACTGACCAAGACGACGAGGATTTGGTGGGATGCCACCAAGGTATCAGTTAATGTCTCGGCACTCAAGTGGCAggagtttaaagatttattctacgACAAATATTTTCCTCGAGATGTTCGAAGTCAGAAAGTGAAGGAATTTCTAGAACTGAAGCAAGGAAATATGTCAATGCAAGAGTATATTCTCAAATTCGAAGAGGGGTGTCAGTTTTCCCCATATCTGGCCAGCAATGGCATCGAAAAGGGCGAGCATTTTCTTAGAGGTGTCCGAGCTGAAATTAAAAAAGGTGTTCGAATGTCTAAAGCTGCTTCATATAAAGAGATTGTTGAAAAATCAAGGATGGCTGAGCAGGACGAGAAGGAAATTGAAAGAGAAAGACAGTTGAAGAGCCAAGATTTTTCTACTAAGGACCAAGGTTCTGGATGGGAGGGTAAGAGTAAGTTcagaggaaaaggaaaagaggAGCATCGACCCAAAGCTCCTATGCCACTGCCTGCATATGATCAACCTGTATGTCCAAAATGTGGCAAAATGCATACAGGTGAGTGTTTGGTTGGAAGTAATCGATGTTTTCGTTGTGGAGGTGTTGGACAAGTCATTAGAAATTGTCCGATAAAAGGTGAGAAAGGGAAAGATAGGGTTCAAGGCAGAATCTTCTCAATGGCTAAAGAAAGCACAAATCCTGATTCTTTTGTTATCAGAAGATGA